Proteins encoded in a region of the Oncorhynchus gorbuscha isolate QuinsamMale2020 ecotype Even-year linkage group LG16, OgorEven_v1.0, whole genome shotgun sequence genome:
- the LOC123998818 gene encoding calphotin-like isoform X2 has translation MATKEVNRAQVVRTMKVRTSLKGDGSWIRRVTDLDEEEGQPRKPELPKKPTGLFSAESSPVTSLAPCNPYSPTVTPDVDPLTPEEITKWSLTSSRVRPLAKSYVLSAAKKFESLDSPTSPPPFKISQSHIRPEELSEAVEESDPPTAESKDKSLGKPVEQPAVEESVDAPADQPEAAEPSETTTEDPASVEEADGELIAKLTAEPTVGPTVEPASEIQSEEAAVESVLEPVVKPVDSVSEEPAVRPAAVEAIELVVEPVAAVKPVVEPVAAVKPVVEPVAAAKPVVEPVAAGKPVVEPMAAVKPVVEPVAAVKPVVEPVAAVKPVVEPVAAVKPVVEPVATVKPVVEPVAAFKPVVEPVAAVKPVVEPVAAVKPVVEPVAAAKPVVEPVAAVKPVVEPVAAVKPVVEPVAAVKPVVEPVAAVNPVVEPVAAVKPVVETVAAVKPVVEPVAAVKPLVEPVAAVKPVVEPVAAAKPVVEPVAAVKPVVEPVAAVKPVVEPVAAVKPVVEPVAAVKPVVEPVAAVKPVVEPMAAVKPVVEPVAAVKPVVEPVAAVKPVVEPVAAVKPVVEESTSEPIIEAEAEAVAEAAVEVVQELSASIELEEALDVELPAAEVVADDIIAPASEPTPSPCGGQVPSLIQQQEDAEPQHQIVHDFRHTKDGKAICSYCDKSIDGNVKITINYPQIYSHPDCFKCGLCSKALGDMTTSMFVHGRVIHCDGCFIKTM, from the exons ATGGCCACCAAGG aagTTAACAGAGCACAGGTGGTTAGAACCATGAAGGTGCGTACTTCCCTCAAGGGAGACGGCAGCTGGATCCGTAGAGTGACAGACCTAGATGAAGAAGAGGGACAACCACG TAAGCCAGAACTTCCAAAGAAACCCACTGGTCTCTTTTCAGCTGAATCCAGCCCTGTTACCTCTCTTGCTCCATGCAACCCCTACAGTCCTACAGTGACACCAGATGTTGACCCACTGACCCCTGAGGAAATCACCAAATG GTCATTGACATCTAGCAGGGTCAGACCCCTGGCAAAGTCCTATGTCCTCTCAGCAGCTAAGAAATTTGA ATCTCTGGATTCCCCAACGAGCCCCCCACCATTCAAAATCAGCCAGTCACATATAAG GCCTGAAGAGTTGTCAGAAGCTGTGGAGGAGTCGGACCCACCAACAGCAGAATCAAAAGACAAATCTCTTGGGAAACCTGTGGAACAACCTGCAGTGGAGGAATCTGTAGATGCACCTGCTGACCAACCAGAGGCAGCAGAGCCCTCTGAGACAACGACTGAGGATCCTGCATCTGTGGAAGAAGCTGATGGAGAACTCATCGCAAAACTCACTGCAGAACCCACCGTGGGACCCACAGTGGAACCAGCAAGTGAAATTCAATCAGAAGAGGCTGCTGTAGAATCAGTCTTAGAACCTGTAGTGAAACCTGTTGACAGTGTTTCTGAAGAACCTGCAGTTAGGCCAGCGGCTGTGGAGGCAATTGAACTTGTAGTTGAGCCTGTGGCTGCAGTTAAACCTGTAGTTGAGCCCGTGGCTGCAGTTAAACCTGTAGTTGAGCCTGTGGCTGCAGCTAAACCTGTAGTTGAGCCTGTGGCTGCAGGTAAACCTGTAGTTGAGCCCATGGCTGCAGTTAAACCTGTAGTTGAGCCTGTGGCTGCAGTTAAACCTGTAGTTGAGCCCGTGGCTGCAGTTAAACCTGTAGTTGAGCCTGTGGCTGCAGTTAAACCTGTAGTTGAGCCTGTGGCTACAGTTAAGCCTGTAGTTGAGCCTGTGGCTGCATTTAAACCTGTAGTTGAGCCTGTGGCTGCAGTTAAACCTGTAGTTGAGCCTGTGGCTGCAGTTAAACCTGTAGTTGAGCCTGTGGCTGCAGCTAAACCTGTAGTTGAGCCTGTGGCTGCAGTTAAACCTGTAGTTGAGCCTGTGGCTGCAGTTAAACCTGTAGTTGAGCCTGTGGCTGCAGTTAAACCTGTAGTTGAGCCTGTGGCTGCAGTTAACCCTGTAGTTGAGCCTGTGGCTGCAGTTAAACCTGTAGTTGAGACTGTGGCTGCAGTCAAACCTGTAGTTGAGCCCGTGGCTGCAGTTAAACCTCTAGTTGAGCCCGTGGCTGCAGTTAAACCTGTAGTTGAGCCTGTGGCTGCAGCTAAACCTGTAGTTGAGCCTGTTGCTGCAGTTAAACCTGTAGTTGAGCCCGTGGCTGCAGTTAAACCTGTAGTTGAGCCTGTGGCTGCAGTTAAACCTGTAGTTGAGCCCGTGGCTGCAGTTAAACCTGTAGTTGAGCCTGTGGCTGCAGTTAAACCTGTAGTTGAGCCCATGGCTGCAGTTAAACCTGTAGTTGAGCCCGTGGCTGCAGTTAAACCTGTAGTTGAGCCTGTGGCTGCAGTTAAACCTGTAGTTGAGCCTGTGGCTGCAGTTAAACCTGTAGTTGAGGAGTCAACATCTGAACCCATCATTGAAGCTGAAGCTGAAGCTGTGGCTGAAGCAGCTGTTGAAGTTGTTCAGGAATTATCAGCTTCTATTGAACTTGAGGAGGCATTAGACGTGGAGCTACCTGCTGCTGAAGTCGTGGCAGATGATATAATAGCACCTGCATCAGAACCTACACCATCCCCTTGTGGGGGTCAGGTTCCATCACT CATTCAGCAACAGGAGGATGCTGAACCCCAGCATCAGATAGTCCATGACTTTCGTCACACCAA GGATGGCAAAGCTATTTGTTCATACTGTGACAAGTCAATTGATGGAAATGTCAAGATCACAATCAATTACCCACAAATCTACAGCCATCCAGACTGTTTTAAG TGCGGATTGTGCAGTAAGGCCTTGGGGGACATGACGACCTCCATGTTCGTGCATGGGAGAGTGATCCACTGTGATGGCTGCTTTATTAAAACCATGTAG
- the LOC123998818 gene encoding calphotin-like isoform X1, which translates to MATKEVNRAQVVRTMKVRTSLKGDGSWIRRVTDLDEEEGQPRKPELPKKPTGLFSAESSPVTSLAPCNPYSPTVTPDVDPLTPEEITKWSLTSSRVRPLAKSYVLSAAKKFESLDSPTSPPPFKISQSHISRPEELSEAVEESDPPTAESKDKSLGKPVEQPAVEESVDAPADQPEAAEPSETTTEDPASVEEADGELIAKLTAEPTVGPTVEPASEIQSEEAAVESVLEPVVKPVDSVSEEPAVRPAAVEAIELVVEPVAAVKPVVEPVAAVKPVVEPVAAAKPVVEPVAAGKPVVEPMAAVKPVVEPVAAVKPVVEPVAAVKPVVEPVAAVKPVVEPVATVKPVVEPVAAFKPVVEPVAAVKPVVEPVAAVKPVVEPVAAAKPVVEPVAAVKPVVEPVAAVKPVVEPVAAVKPVVEPVAAVNPVVEPVAAVKPVVETVAAVKPVVEPVAAVKPLVEPVAAVKPVVEPVAAAKPVVEPVAAVKPVVEPVAAVKPVVEPVAAVKPVVEPVAAVKPVVEPVAAVKPVVEPMAAVKPVVEPVAAVKPVVEPVAAVKPVVEPVAAVKPVVEESTSEPIIEAEAEAVAEAAVEVVQELSASIELEEALDVELPAAEVVADDIIAPASEPTPSPCGGQVPSLIQQQEDAEPQHQIVHDFRHTKDGKAICSYCDKSIDGNVKITINYPQIYSHPDCFKCGLCSKALGDMTTSMFVHGRVIHCDGCFIKTM; encoded by the exons ATGGCCACCAAGG aagTTAACAGAGCACAGGTGGTTAGAACCATGAAGGTGCGTACTTCCCTCAAGGGAGACGGCAGCTGGATCCGTAGAGTGACAGACCTAGATGAAGAAGAGGGACAACCACG TAAGCCAGAACTTCCAAAGAAACCCACTGGTCTCTTTTCAGCTGAATCCAGCCCTGTTACCTCTCTTGCTCCATGCAACCCCTACAGTCCTACAGTGACACCAGATGTTGACCCACTGACCCCTGAGGAAATCACCAAATG GTCATTGACATCTAGCAGGGTCAGACCCCTGGCAAAGTCCTATGTCCTCTCAGCAGCTAAGAAATTTGA ATCTCTGGATTCCCCAACGAGCCCCCCACCATTCAAAATCAGCCAGTCACATATAAG TAGGCCTGAAGAGTTGTCAGAAGCTGTGGAGGAGTCGGACCCACCAACAGCAGAATCAAAAGACAAATCTCTTGGGAAACCTGTGGAACAACCTGCAGTGGAGGAATCTGTAGATGCACCTGCTGACCAACCAGAGGCAGCAGAGCCCTCTGAGACAACGACTGAGGATCCTGCATCTGTGGAAGAAGCTGATGGAGAACTCATCGCAAAACTCACTGCAGAACCCACCGTGGGACCCACAGTGGAACCAGCAAGTGAAATTCAATCAGAAGAGGCTGCTGTAGAATCAGTCTTAGAACCTGTAGTGAAACCTGTTGACAGTGTTTCTGAAGAACCTGCAGTTAGGCCAGCGGCTGTGGAGGCAATTGAACTTGTAGTTGAGCCTGTGGCTGCAGTTAAACCTGTAGTTGAGCCCGTGGCTGCAGTTAAACCTGTAGTTGAGCCTGTGGCTGCAGCTAAACCTGTAGTTGAGCCTGTGGCTGCAGGTAAACCTGTAGTTGAGCCCATGGCTGCAGTTAAACCTGTAGTTGAGCCTGTGGCTGCAGTTAAACCTGTAGTTGAGCCCGTGGCTGCAGTTAAACCTGTAGTTGAGCCTGTGGCTGCAGTTAAACCTGTAGTTGAGCCTGTGGCTACAGTTAAGCCTGTAGTTGAGCCTGTGGCTGCATTTAAACCTGTAGTTGAGCCTGTGGCTGCAGTTAAACCTGTAGTTGAGCCTGTGGCTGCAGTTAAACCTGTAGTTGAGCCTGTGGCTGCAGCTAAACCTGTAGTTGAGCCTGTGGCTGCAGTTAAACCTGTAGTTGAGCCTGTGGCTGCAGTTAAACCTGTAGTTGAGCCTGTGGCTGCAGTTAAACCTGTAGTTGAGCCTGTGGCTGCAGTTAACCCTGTAGTTGAGCCTGTGGCTGCAGTTAAACCTGTAGTTGAGACTGTGGCTGCAGTCAAACCTGTAGTTGAGCCCGTGGCTGCAGTTAAACCTCTAGTTGAGCCCGTGGCTGCAGTTAAACCTGTAGTTGAGCCTGTGGCTGCAGCTAAACCTGTAGTTGAGCCTGTTGCTGCAGTTAAACCTGTAGTTGAGCCCGTGGCTGCAGTTAAACCTGTAGTTGAGCCTGTGGCTGCAGTTAAACCTGTAGTTGAGCCCGTGGCTGCAGTTAAACCTGTAGTTGAGCCTGTGGCTGCAGTTAAACCTGTAGTTGAGCCCATGGCTGCAGTTAAACCTGTAGTTGAGCCCGTGGCTGCAGTTAAACCTGTAGTTGAGCCTGTGGCTGCAGTTAAACCTGTAGTTGAGCCTGTGGCTGCAGTTAAACCTGTAGTTGAGGAGTCAACATCTGAACCCATCATTGAAGCTGAAGCTGAAGCTGTGGCTGAAGCAGCTGTTGAAGTTGTTCAGGAATTATCAGCTTCTATTGAACTTGAGGAGGCATTAGACGTGGAGCTACCTGCTGCTGAAGTCGTGGCAGATGATATAATAGCACCTGCATCAGAACCTACACCATCCCCTTGTGGGGGTCAGGTTCCATCACT CATTCAGCAACAGGAGGATGCTGAACCCCAGCATCAGATAGTCCATGACTTTCGTCACACCAA GGATGGCAAAGCTATTTGTTCATACTGTGACAAGTCAATTGATGGAAATGTCAAGATCACAATCAATTACCCACAAATCTACAGCCATCCAGACTGTTTTAAG TGCGGATTGTGCAGTAAGGCCTTGGGGGACATGACGACCTCCATGTTCGTGCATGGGAGAGTGATCCACTGTGATGGCTGCTTTATTAAAACCATGTAG